The Geminocystis sp. NIES-3708 genomic sequence GTCTCAAATAGCCATACAAAACGAGAACCGATACCAAAAGCAGGAGTCATGACTTGCATTAAAGCAGAAAGAATAGAATCTTCTTTGTCTCCTGTAAATTTGTCAAAATTGAACTGAATCCAATTAGGATCAAGGTTATCTTGTTTAAGAGTAGAAATTGCCTGACTCATGGCAAAATCATCTTCACCCCAGTATAAATAAATTGGCATAAATAATTAGTATTGAGAAATTAGTAACTAATTTATTACAAAAATAAATAAGTATTCTTGATAAGGAGTTCGTTCAGCGACACTTCGTATTAAGATTCAACTCTATTATTCATTATGATTCGACTATATTGCTTTTAATCTCAATATTGTGATTTCATTTATTTAGTGCTGATGATAACCCACTTGATTGCTTCTATTTGTTTATAGATACAATTTATGACACAACTTTACTTAGAATTGACAATAAAAAGTTTTTACTTTTATCTTCATTTCTTGTTGTTAATTCCAAGCTAATCTAATATATGACATAAATGTTCTATTTTTTCAAAAGCTTGTTGAGTTGATAGCTTACCATTACCATGCAAACCAGCAATATAAGTCACTTCAGATGTAAACTTTTGTAATTTTTGATTAGGAATTAAGCCATTAAAATAGTCTTTGCCGTGATAAGAAGAAATTGGATAGAGAAAGTCTTGTTTAACTTTTTGAAGAACAATATTGTTCATTTTTTCTAACCCCTACACTTATTTATATATTAGACTTAAATTTATCTTAACCTAATCTTAACTTACAAAATTTAAGTGTCAACAATAATTAATATCTCAACAGAACAAGAACTCCGAAAAAACATAATCATATTTTGAAAACTGATCGAAGTTCTTCTTTAGTTTTATTTATCTAATTTCAAAAAGATTATTATCAGGTAAATTACTCACACCTCTTTGTAATTCATTGAGGGATTGATTATATCCAATAATGGCTTGTAAAAAGTTACCTCTTGCCTCTGTTAAACTTCTCTGAGCATTGATTACATCGGTTTGAGTTCCCACTCCTGCTTGAAATCTTAATCGAGCTAATCGAAGGCTTTCTGTAGCGGTAATTACTGCCGTTTCAGTGGTTTTAATATTTTCTTGATTGGCGATCAATGTATTATAAGAATTTTCTACTTGTAAACGAATTTTATTTCTTTGGTTAGCAAAATTAGTTTCTTCAATCTCAATATTACGAGTTTCTTGATCTGCTCTAGCTTTAGCGATGCCACCGTCATATAATCGCCAACTAATTCTCGCACCTGTGTTATAACCATCAGCATAACCAGTGAGGGTACTAAGATTATCAGCAAAGGTGTTAGTAAAATTGTAGTTTGCAAACAAACTTACTTGGGGGCGAGTGTCTGAAAGGGCGATTTGCCTATCTTGATTACTAATCTCTCGTCTTACCAATAACTGTTCCAATTCAGCCCTATTTTTATAAGCCATAACAATACTTTCTTCCAAAGAATATTCCCATGTTCCATTTTCTTTAATTTCATCTGCCGCCGTTAATTCTACATTTTGCCCAACACTTAAGACTTCCGCTAATCTTCTTCTGGAATTACGTTGTTCTGCGATCGCCCTTGTTAAAGCTTGATTTGCATTGGCTAAATCTACTTCTGCTTGTAAAACATCAAATTTCGTACCTAATCCTGCTTGTTCTAATAATTGAGCATCTCTTAAAGTTTGGGAAAAATCTTCAATGGCTGCTTGGGCGATGGCTACTTGAGCATCCCTATTTTGTAACTCATAATAAGTATTACTAGCATTAAAACGAGTTTCTTCGGAAATTCTTTCCACATCTAATTTACTAAGATAAACTTCTCGACGAGATCGCTCAATGGTGGCATTTCTCCGTCCACCATTATAAAGCTCGTAACCTACTTCCAATTGCCCGATTAATAAAGTTCTATTTCTACTAATAAAAGTCTCTTGTGCGGATGGAACATCATCTGCCCGTTGATTAAATTCTAAATTTCCATCAAGAGTAGGTAATTGAGCCGCTAAAGAAGCTCTTAAACCATCTTCCGACCTTTGCAATACGAGCCTAGCCGCTTGTAATTCCTTATTATTTTTTAAAGCAATTTCAATAGCCTGTTCTAATGTGATAGATTGTTCTTTTTCGATGTTAACCTCTTTAGGTTTGGTCGGGAAAAGCAAGGGATTTGCACTAGAATTAAATTTTGTAGTATTACTAATAGGAGAAGCAGAATTATTTTTGTTCATTAATTGATTATTGTTCGCCTCCTGAGCAAAGGACGGACTAATCGAACTTAAGCCTAAATATAAGGAGGTAAAGAGAAAAGAAAAACTTTTTTGATAAGACATTTGTATAATATAAAGGTTACTTTCAGATAGTTATTATAATTTATTTACTGAAAAATCTTGACAATACTTTTGTGATTAATTGTATTTGTAAGTATCGTATTTCTCCTACTTTTGAAAAAAAAGTATATAGAAAAAAATGATCCTTCTTTTTATTATTCACAAATATTAGAAAATTTAGTTAGAAATTGACTATTTATTTTAATGTGAGTCACGCTCGTTTTATCATAAAATTCTAATGACAGATAATATTATTAACTGTCAACCTGTAAAAACTAGCAAATAGTTATTGACATATTATGGCTCTTGGCTACCTTGCCTTAGTGCTACACGCACATTTACCTTTCGTTCGCCATCCAGAAAGTGATTATGTCTTAGAAGAAGAGTGGTTGTATGAAGCAATCACCGAAACTTATATACCGTTAATCCACGTTTTTGAAGGATTAAAACGAGATGGAGTCGATTTTAAAATAACCATGAGTATGACACC encodes the following:
- a CDS encoding TolC family protein, yielding MNKNNSASPISNTTKFNSSANPLLFPTKPKEVNIEKEQSITLEQAIEIALKNNKELQAARLVLQRSEDGLRASLAAQLPTLDGNLEFNQRADDVPSAQETFISRNRTLLIGQLEVGYELYNGGRRNATIERSRREVYLSKLDVERISEETRFNASNTYYELQNRDAQVAIAQAAIEDFSQTLRDAQLLEQAGLGTKFDVLQAEVDLANANQALTRAIAEQRNSRRRLAEVLSVGQNVELTAADEIKENGTWEYSLEESIVMAYKNRAELEQLLVRREISNQDRQIALSDTRPQVSLFANYNFTNTFADNLSTLTGYADGYNTGARISWRLYDGGIAKARADQETRNIEIEETNFANQRNKIRLQVENSYNTLIANQENIKTTETAVITATESLRLARLRFQAGVGTQTDVINAQRSLTEARGNFLQAIIGYNQSLNELQRGVSNLPDNNLFEIR